A region from the Hypanus sabinus isolate sHypSab1 unplaced genomic scaffold, sHypSab1.hap1 scaffold_2112, whole genome shotgun sequence genome encodes:
- the LOC132387702 gene encoding TBC1 domain family member 10A-like, which produces MEPRAEPHFSTLAAAPLPPSDSLSSGLDSLSLAADGGSSLGSDSEINGGEASLPSADRYGFVGGSNFTGEAVRIPAEVIREREKKWLDTERDWERCITRRYKKIMLRCRKGIPASMRSRIWPLLCGAKARMLQNKNIFKVLDESAGDRQWLDAIEKDLHRQFPFHEMFLSREGTGQQDLYRVLKAYTVYKPEEGYCQAQGPLAAVLLMQMPAE; this is translated from the exons ATGGAGCCGAGGGCCGAGCCCCACTTCTCGACCCTCGCCGCCGCCCCTCTGCCGCCCTCGGACAGCCTCTCCAGCGGCCTCGACTCGCTCAGCCTGGCCGCGGACGGCGGCAGCTCGCTGGGGTCCGACTCCGAGATCAATGGCGGCGAGGCCTCGCTCCCCAGCGCCGACCGATACGGCTTCGTCGGCGGTTCCAACTTCACCGGAGA GGCGGTGCGAATCCCGGCAGAGGTCATCCGTGAGCGGGAGAAGAAGTGGCTGGACACGGAACGAGACTGGGAGAGGTGCATCACGCGAAGATATAAAAAG ATAATGTTACGATGTCGAAAAGGTATTCCAGCTTCGATGCGATCCCGAATTTGGCCACTGCTTTGTGGGGCGAAGGCACGGATGCTTcagaataaaaatatatttaag GTGCTGGATGAGTCTGCCGGGGACAGGCAGTGGCTGGACGCCATCGAGAAAGATCTTCACCGGCAGTTCCCCTTCCACGAGATGTTTCTGTCGCGGGAAGGGACGGG CCAGCAGGACCTGTATCGAGTTCTGAAAGCCTACACAGTCTACAAGCCCGAAGAGGGTTACTGCCAAGCACAAGGGCCGCTCGCCGCCGTACTCCTCATGCAGATGCCGGCCGAG